Proteins co-encoded in one Metabacillus sp. KUDC1714 genomic window:
- the fliG gene encoding flagellar motor switch protein FliG, producing the protein MARKDNSNTLNGKQKAAILLISLGPEVSASIYKHLSEEEIEKLTLEISGVRKVEANKKEEIIEEFHDIAMAQDYISQGGIAYAKQILEKALGGEKATSIIQRLTSSLQVRPFDFARKADPGQILNFIQNEHPQTIALVLSYLEPAQSGQILSELPQELQADVARRIAVMDRTSPEIINEVEQILERKLSSTVTQDFTQTGGIEAVVEVLNGVDRSTERTILDSLEIQDPVLAEEIKKRMFVFEDIVTLDNRAIQRVIRDVENEDLMLSLKVASEEVRDVVFKNMSKRMVDTFKEEMEYMGPVRLRDVEEAQSRIVGVIRRLEEAGEIVIARGGGDDIIV; encoded by the coding sequence ATGGCAAGAAAAGACAATTCTAATACACTAAATGGCAAGCAAAAAGCTGCTATCCTCTTAATCTCATTAGGTCCTGAAGTCTCAGCATCAATATATAAACATTTGTCTGAGGAAGAAATTGAGAAATTAACGTTAGAAATATCCGGTGTTCGAAAAGTTGAAGCAAATAAGAAGGAAGAAATTATTGAAGAATTTCATGATATTGCAATGGCTCAGGACTATATCTCTCAGGGTGGTATAGCATACGCAAAGCAAATTCTTGAAAAGGCTTTAGGTGGTGAAAAAGCAACTAGTATTATTCAACGATTAACATCGTCATTACAAGTTAGACCTTTTGATTTTGCAAGAAAAGCAGATCCAGGACAAATTTTGAACTTTATCCAAAATGAGCATCCACAAACAATTGCACTTGTTTTATCCTATCTTGAGCCAGCCCAGTCAGGTCAAATATTATCTGAGTTGCCACAAGAGCTGCAAGCTGATGTAGCAAGGAGAATAGCTGTTATGGATCGAACTTCTCCTGAGATTATTAATGAAGTAGAGCAAATTCTAGAACGGAAGCTTTCATCTACAGTCACACAAGATTTTACCCAAACGGGTGGAATTGAAGCAGTAGTAGAAGTGTTAAATGGAGTTGATCGTTCTACAGAAAGAACAATTCTTGACTCACTTGAAATTCAAGATCCAGTACTTGCGGAAGAAATTAAAAAGAGAATGTTTGTCTTTGAGGACATCGTAACACTTGATAATCGTGCAATCCAACGAGTCATCAGAGATGTTGAAAATGAAGATTTAATGCTTTCGCTTAAAGTTGCAAGTGAGGAAGTTAGAGATGTTGTCTTTAAAAACATGTCGAAACGAATGGTTGATACTTTTAAAGAAGAAATGGAATACATGGGACCCGTTAGGCTGCGCGATGTAGAAGAGGCTCAATCTAGAATCGTTGGCGTAATTAGAAGATTAGAAGAAGCTGGTGAGATTGTCATCGCTCGTGGTGGAGGAGATGATATTATTGTCTAG